The genomic interval cccattttatttcaagtatgcatgcaaagccgaataatatcgagagggtccgctatatacgctgtttcatcataaatttaacaccctttctgtgttataaacaagagatgaaatcgttaattgattaagattcatttataataagctttattgatatgtttcgtgaacaaaatactacaatatattccataaaaatataataatatggcaaaggaaattcaatggccggtttctaaacaaaagcataatcgccaagaccgtagcatcagttcagtgcgttaggaacgcgcgctactttttcccgccttcattccttaattactttcttttttatttttttttttctatcgtatacagatttctattctcctaagcaagatgtaatttttaaaactgaactctaaatataaacgctacaaattggtattaagtacaaacatgtcaaccgtaaatctagattctaaaactccaaaacggtatgatatttgcaaaagttcaagttataactcgccgggctgtcgaaatcagaagaaaaacttaatatatatttatatatctgtttactacgtaacgtaagctttctaatgatatataatttgtcaaaatcggccgagaaatggaactataatttaacaaaagacgtgagtgggtacatcaaaatgtataacctcggcgcttcgctgtacgctgattgtaaaagatcgatagccacaacacgttaaaacgcgcggtggtaaaacataaaatgtgtatttcttgtgtttaactcgctataaaaccattaataacaacgggaatatacttaaagttatatttttttgaaagaggaattaataagcaacacgaTAACGtacaaaccaataaaatcggatgaatagtttttgcataagattgaatttactacagtaagggtcaaatactcgattcatctcctgtcaatatacactccgtggtttTTCACACCTTTAACACAACATTTACAAGTCTAAGTTGTCTGGAAGGCAATAAATAACCAAAAGGCAAACCAtgtcaaaaacatatttataataagtaGTCAAATAATACATAGAGCAGCGTCATACTATTAGAGCCTGTCTAGTTGTCTTAAATGGAAATTTCATTTTCAAGAAATAATTCTTTGCAAATGGTTGGAATACACACACCAAAATGATTACTTTATCAATGCaatatatcatgcatgtatacATACCCTTTGCCATGTGCCATACATCAAACCAGTGGCAAATATTTTCCATTTCTTCGCGCATGAACTTGCGAACTTGTACATGTCTGTCAGTCGTTAGATCAGTAACCTTCATGTGGTTGGTCGCCAAGTTCCTTAGTCCAAGCTTCAACCCTTCCAGTTCCATAGCATTGGAGTTTTTAACTTCGTTACtctaaaatacattgtaattataatatattaataattaagatttatttttaatttctttataCAACAGCTCAAAAAATTAGTCAAAACACCCACAATAATATCATTTGCATTTTGCAGcatttgtataaatgtattgGAATGTGACAAAAAAGGCATAATAATATGAAATATCCAATCtagagttgttgttgttgccacaGATAATACATACCAAGGCTTCAATACATATAGTACAAGTTGACTAGAATGAGTAGGCTCATTTTTAAAGACAAACTATAAagccaaaaaaaaataaagtataagTACCTGTACAAGCTGTACATCCAGGACATGGTTAGTCTCAAGATACATGAGAGTGTACTAGCCGTACTTTGCCGTGTGTCCAGGTGAGCAACACCGAGCATCCCCTCCCAGCCGTAGCGATTTACCAGTGCGCATCTCAAAAAGGCGTGCTTGAGTCTTTTTCCACACATTGTCAACCGCTGGCAATATGTAAATGGATTGAAGACGCATATACGTCCTGTATGACAGAATGGGAacttttataaaactttaacagttCACGAATTTCCTCAGGCAGACACCACTAAAAAACATGGCCCCTGCCACTACCAGGTTTATTAGTGGTGTTCCACATATGTTGGGTGAACTGTCCCATGTTCTCCAATGTCCAGTGCCACATATAGTTGTCACTCTTAGCTGGCCTCCTCTGGTCGACTTCTTGGTGATGGTGCATCTGTCGCCACACACAGAGCACATCAACAGTAGTGGCAGCAGACAGCTTTCATACACTAAGTATGGCCTGTCAGTCTGCTCACTGCAGTCTACCCTGAAAAAACATTCTACATTATTAGGGTTAAGaaaatgtaaatgtaattaaTAACTTAGTTTACAGATAATACTtcttagaaatacatgtatacaccaCATGCACTATAATATTGTTATTCACTAGTTACTAGGTCCAacttcattatttctttttacacAAGCAGTTGATTTTATAATAGGTTGATGTCATTTTGACCAGGAATAAATGATGTCAATGAAATAccaaagaaatacaaaatataaaatgttgataaaataTAACTGAACTCAATCTGAAAATACTAGACATGAAAAGTAAAATACCTTatgattagatttttttttttaaacattgtactTCTCCAGAAAAAGAATCCTGGTTCATTTATTCAATGTATTGGGCACTGATGGCGAACATTTCAGTTATGCAGGACTCCATTAAgatatgacctttgacctctaagtgtgaacAAAACCTTGccttaagttatgatatttagcGTTTGTACCACGTTACTTCAAAATCAGTCAACACATTGCAACCTGATGACTGAGGCATGAAGTTTCACGCAAACAGATAGACAAACATATTGACTGTGTCATATCTTCATaggaatataaaaataaaagtatcgtaTTGAAAATATTCATCGTCAAATAAGAATAACAACTTAATAATCATTATATGgatacatatatattaaacataagtTTTCACTCTACTTATGGCAGTTTTTTAAAATACTTACCAAACGTTTTCTTCATCGCCTGATTCATATTCCTCATCGGAATCGTCTTCTGGCTCCCAGTCAGGATCATCATCAGCGTCATCAGCAACATATGCATCA from Dreissena polymorpha isolate Duluth1 chromosome 1, UMN_Dpol_1.0, whole genome shotgun sequence carries:
- the LOC127865967 gene encoding uncharacterized protein LOC127865967 codes for the protein MEQTETTGKGQKCLGHASDVRCETDPTCFESESSDAEDDEMNDAYVADDADDDPDWEPEDDSDEEYESGDEENVWVDCSEQTDRPYLVYESCLLPLLLMCSVCGDRCTITKKSTRGGQLRVTTICGTGHWRTWDSSPNICGTPLINLVVAGAMFFSGVCLRKFVNC